ATCGGAGGTGTACTTATAAGACTTGAAGTAATTTAAGCTAAAAAGCACTTTTTGGTAACAGTAAAAAAATGCATTTCTGTCAAAAAATTAGCAATTGTTTACTCCTTTCTTTTGCGATAAATTTATTATTACAAACTTAATCAATTTGGAAAATTAGATATGTCCGAACAACAGCCTAAGCGTCTTAGTCGACATGAATTTGAAACAGAAATCATTGCAAAAACTTGGAAAGACGATGCTTTTAAACAGGAGCTACTAAGTAATCCTAAAGCAATCTATAGTAGAGAGTTACAACAAGAATTGCC
Above is a genomic segment from Coleofasciculaceae cyanobacterium containing:
- a CDS encoding NHLP leader peptide family RiPP precursor; amino-acid sequence: MSEQQPKRLSRHEFETEIIAKTWKDDAFKQELLSNPKAIYSRELQQELPDGLEIKILEETSNTLYLVIPRNPLNAEVTEDLSEEA